One region of Candidatus Hydrogenedentota bacterium genomic DNA includes:
- a CDS encoding 1,4-dihydroxy-2-naphthoate polyprenyltransferase, translated as MSSSFIKIWFLAARPKTLPAAAAPVILGTAFAFEAETFHPVAAACALLGALLIQIAANYANDYYDYVQGADTGERLGPLRVTQAGLATPRQTKLAMIIALLLSALIGVYLVYRGGWPIAVIGILSLLFAVLYSTGPLPLAHSGIADLFVLVFFGPVAVAGTYYVQAQTWDWLPFWVGWGPGLLSVAILTVNNLRDVNQDRRSGKKTLVVRFGVLYGRIQYTLCILVAVVLIPILTVIYTGQILVCIAVLALAPAAYCMRVVFTETDGAALNDGLAHTGKALLLYAVLLSLGWIGF; from the coding sequence ATGTCATCGTCTTTTATAAAGATTTGGTTTCTGGCGGCACGTCCCAAAACTCTTCCTGCCGCCGCCGCGCCCGTTATCCTCGGTACTGCCTTCGCCTTCGAGGCTGAGACTTTTCATCCTGTAGCTGCAGCATGTGCCTTATTGGGCGCCCTGCTCATCCAAATCGCTGCCAATTACGCCAACGATTATTATGATTATGTACAGGGCGCTGATACGGGCGAACGTCTGGGCCCCCTTCGGGTCACCCAAGCCGGACTTGCTACGCCGCGCCAAACGAAGCTGGCGATGATCATTGCCCTATTGCTGAGCGCACTCATCGGCGTCTATCTCGTCTATCGAGGAGGCTGGCCTATTGCTGTTATTGGGATTCTTTCCCTTCTTTTTGCGGTGCTTTACAGTACCGGTCCCCTACCTTTAGCCCACTCCGGGATTGCCGATCTTTTTGTGCTCGTCTTCTTCGGTCCTGTGGCTGTTGCCGGTACCTATTATGTACAGGCGCAGACGTGGGATTGGCTGCCTTTTTGGGTGGGCTGGGGACCTGGTCTCCTTTCCGTCGCCATTCTCACCGTAAACAACCTGCGTGACGTGAATCAAGACCGCCGCTCCGGTAAAAAAACGCTGGTAGTACGCTTTGGTGTCCTTTACGGCAGAATCCAATATACCCTATGTATACTCGTAGCCGTTGTGCTAATCCCTATCTTGACGGTCATTTATACCGGGCAGATCCTTGTGTGCATCGCTGTACTCGCTCTTGCGCCTGCCGCTTATTGTATGCGCGTTGTTTTCACGGAAACCGACGGCGCCGCCCTGAACGACGGACTCGCTCATACGGGAAAAGCCTTACTCCTTTACGCAGTACTCCTCTCTTTGGGCTGGATCGGCTTCTAA
- a CDS encoding thioredoxin family protein, producing the protein MDIKIYGTGCSKCHKLADNAAAALEESGIVGKVEKITEMAAITAAGVMMTPALTMNGKKRSSGRVLTKDEILKMIIEESGTDPDNPY; encoded by the coding sequence ATGGATATTAAAATCTATGGTACAGGCTGCAGTAAGTGTCACAAATTGGCAGATAATGCCGCGGCAGCCTTAGAGGAAAGCGGCATCGTCGGTAAAGTCGAAAAAATAACGGAAATGGCGGCGATTACAGCGGCGGGCGTGATGATGACACCTGCACTCACCATGAACGGAAAAAAGCGGAGCAGTGGACGTGTACTCACGAAAGATGAAATACTAAAGATGATTATTGAAGAGAGCGGCACGGATCCAGATAATCCGTATTAA